One stretch of Tribolium castaneum strain GA2 chromosome 5, icTriCast1.1, whole genome shotgun sequence DNA includes these proteins:
- the Dsk gene encoding drosulfakinins — protein MGMKSFFTGVFLISSVYLLFIHQFQNVSAAPGNANNVDSHRLRARPFARLTPRTQYSRIKAEPFNEFIVDDDDLFELSKRQTSDDYGHLRFGKRGEEPFDDYGHMRFGRSGSD, from the exons ATGGGTATGAAGAGTTTTTTTACTGGagtttttctcatttcaagtGTGTATCTTCTTTTCATACACCAATTTCAAAACGTTTCGGCCGCTccaggaaatgcaaataatgtcGATTCACACAGATTAAGGGCCAGGCCTTTTGCTAGGCTAACTCCCCGGACTCAGTATAGCCGGATTAAGGCCGAGCCTTTTAACGAGTTTATAG TCGACGATGACGATCTTTTCGAGCTCTCAAAACGGCAAACTTCGGACGATTATGGACATTTACGTTTTGGAAAACGGGGAGAGGAGCCGTTTGATGACTACGGACATATGAGATTTGGAAGAAGCGGCAGCGATtaa
- the LOC103313233 gene encoding paramyosin isoform X1 gives MGLFKFQYNFNISWRASLMAGVAGFGMECESEIAQLRERVKGSRTGVDVEKFELCHREIRNELLLKRSQVVQLKKELDNSNSKVFELSRQLEANKSILKETEFSLKLALNKSKILEEKMKEINESHTTLKLKEEMRMSETQILNENIQKIAHEKQCLAREVEDLKDKLKYSRAFQDELEDRQCKINALTAKIRESTDKLENEHQFVEELNKKSQSAEEFKNACHLLSQENSKLRNEYIKLENAYIENYAKYETLNNWITRQKTTNQWNILEKIKFLQSESYCKNLQQKNSEYEQTIAKLSRTLDQEIEANSKLILQNEAYEDRIRDLEEKLHMVKIEKKERELDEDVIEIE, from the exons ATGGGATTATTCAAATTccaatataattttaatatctcTTGGAGGGCTTCTCTTATGGCAGGGGTTGCAGGTTTTGGGATGGAGTGCGAAAGCGAAATCGCCCAATTAAGGGAAAGGGTTAAAGGGAGCCGAACTGGGGTCGATGTTGAGAAGTTTGAATTGTGTCATCGCGAGATCCGAAATGAATTGCTACTAAAACgg AGTCAAGTGGTGCAGCTGAAGAAAGAGCTCGATAATTCTAATTCTAAAGTTTTCGAGTTGAGCCGACAATTGGAGGCCaataaatcaatattaaaaGAAACAGAATTTAGCCTGAAACTGGCGctaaataaatcgaaaatacTTGAGGAAAAAATGAAGGAAATTAACGAGTCCCACAccactttaaaattaaaagaagaGATGAGG ATGTCTGAAACGCAAATTTTGAACGagaatattcaaaaaattgcgCACGAAAAACAGTGCCTAGCGCGGGAAGTTGAAGACTTGAAGGACAAATTGAAATATTCCCGTGCTTTTCAAGATGAACTTGAAGATAGACAGTGTAAAATTAATGCGCTGACTGCGAAAATTAGAGA GAGTACAGATAAATTGGAAAATGAACACCAGTTTGTTGAAGAACTTAATAAAAAGTCACAAAGTgctgaagaatttaaaaatgcgTGTCACTTGCTGAGTCAAGAGAATTCTAAATTGAGGAATGAATACATTAAATTGGAAAATGCGTACATTGAAAACTATG CAAAATACGAAACATTGAATAATTGGATAACTCGACAAAAGACAACTAATCAGTggaatattttggaaaaaatcaaatttcttcAG TCGGAAAGTTACTGTAAAAACctccaacaaaaaaactccGAATATGAGCAAACCATTGCCAAACTCAGCCGCACTCTGGACCAGGAAATCGAAGCAAACTCTAAACTGATTTTGCAGAATGAAGCCTACGAAGATCGCATTCGCGATCTTGAAGAAAAGCTTCATATGGTTAAAATCGAGAAGAAGGAACGAGAGTTGGATGAGGATGTTattgaaattgaataa
- the LOC103313233 gene encoding paramyosin isoform X2 — protein sequence MECESEIAQLRERVKGSRTGVDVEKFELCHREIRNELLLKRSQVVQLKKELDNSNSKVFELSRQLEANKSILKETEFSLKLALNKSKILEEKMKEINESHTTLKLKEEMRMSETQILNENIQKIAHEKQCLAREVEDLKDKLKYSRAFQDELEDRQCKINALTAKIRESTDKLENEHQFVEELNKKSQSAEEFKNACHLLSQENSKLRNEYIKLENAYIENYAKYETLNNWITRQKTTNQWNILEKIKFLQSESYCKNLQQKNSEYEQTIAKLSRTLDQEIEANSKLILQNEAYEDRIRDLEEKLHMVKIEKKERELDEDVIEIE from the exons ATGGAGTGCGAAAGCGAAATCGCCCAATTAAGGGAAAGGGTTAAAGGGAGCCGAACTGGGGTCGATGTTGAGAAGTTTGAATTGTGTCATCGCGAGATCCGAAATGAATTGCTACTAAAACgg AGTCAAGTGGTGCAGCTGAAGAAAGAGCTCGATAATTCTAATTCTAAAGTTTTCGAGTTGAGCCGACAATTGGAGGCCaataaatcaatattaaaaGAAACAGAATTTAGCCTGAAACTGGCGctaaataaatcgaaaatacTTGAGGAAAAAATGAAGGAAATTAACGAGTCCCACAccactttaaaattaaaagaagaGATGAGG ATGTCTGAAACGCAAATTTTGAACGagaatattcaaaaaattgcgCACGAAAAACAGTGCCTAGCGCGGGAAGTTGAAGACTTGAAGGACAAATTGAAATATTCCCGTGCTTTTCAAGATGAACTTGAAGATAGACAGTGTAAAATTAATGCGCTGACTGCGAAAATTAGAGA GAGTACAGATAAATTGGAAAATGAACACCAGTTTGTTGAAGAACTTAATAAAAAGTCACAAAGTgctgaagaatttaaaaatgcgTGTCACTTGCTGAGTCAAGAGAATTCTAAATTGAGGAATGAATACATTAAATTGGAAAATGCGTACATTGAAAACTATG CAAAATACGAAACATTGAATAATTGGATAACTCGACAAAAGACAACTAATCAGTggaatattttggaaaaaatcaaatttcttcAG TCGGAAAGTTACTGTAAAAACctccaacaaaaaaactccGAATATGAGCAAACCATTGCCAAACTCAGCCGCACTCTGGACCAGGAAATCGAAGCAAACTCTAAACTGATTTTGCAGAATGAAGCCTACGAAGATCGCATTCGCGATCTTGAAGAAAAGCTTCATATGGTTAAAATCGAGAAGAAGGAACGAGAGTTGGATGAGGATGTTattgaaattgaataa